The proteins below come from a single Nitrospira sp. genomic window:
- a CDS encoding serine/threonine protein kinase codes for MPDDRQGYSFLKRMILPVTTLFIVIAMDKTVRVLGLSLIDGFGTTRYAITHTAILAGTGLWITTTWLLNFNVLHQFFAKPSRATQRIVPRTEPEELQQDEDDTCNGDTSPRRGSAQAGPPSTLGRYKVLKELGSGAMGVVYLGKDPTIHRFVAIKTMRLDKTDDPDKFHEVKARFFREAESTGRLSHPNIVTIFDAGEEGDLGYIAMELLEGTTLKDWSRKPNLLPLEKVISIIATVAEAMDYAHQQGVIHRDIKPANIMLTKEQVIKIMDFGIAKMATSTKTQTDIIMGTPTYMSPEQIAGKKVDGRSDIFSLAVVMFELLTGRPPFLADNVSALLFAIAQTPHPSLKMLRPDLPPSLKEILDRALRKDPAHRYRRAGEFATALRSCAEGQAA; via the coding sequence ATGCCGGATGATAGACAAGGCTATTCCTTCCTCAAACGAATGATCCTTCCCGTCACGACCCTTTTCATCGTGATCGCGATGGACAAGACCGTTCGAGTCCTTGGACTTTCCCTGATCGACGGCTTTGGGACGACACGCTATGCCATCACACACACGGCAATCCTGGCAGGAACGGGGCTCTGGATTACGACGACCTGGCTATTGAATTTCAATGTTCTCCATCAATTCTTTGCGAAACCGTCGCGAGCGACTCAGCGTATAGTACCTCGCACAGAGCCAGAAGAGCTCCAGCAGGATGAAGACGATACGTGCAACGGGGACACCTCACCTCGTCGCGGCTCCGCACAGGCTGGCCCGCCGTCTACCCTCGGTCGCTACAAAGTTCTGAAGGAATTGGGAAGTGGGGCGATGGGTGTGGTGTACCTCGGCAAGGATCCGACCATCCACCGATTCGTGGCTATCAAAACCATGCGGCTCGACAAAACCGATGATCCCGATAAATTCCACGAAGTGAAAGCTCGATTCTTTCGGGAAGCTGAATCCACGGGACGGTTGTCCCATCCGAACATCGTCACGATCTTCGATGCGGGTGAGGAAGGGGATCTTGGGTACATTGCAATGGAACTGCTCGAAGGAACGACGCTTAAAGACTGGTCTCGGAAACCAAACCTTCTGCCGCTCGAGAAGGTGATTTCAATCATAGCCACCGTCGCCGAGGCGATGGACTATGCTCACCAACAAGGCGTGATCCATCGCGATATCAAGCCGGCCAATATCATGTTGACCAAGGAACAGGTCATCAAGATCATGGACTTCGGTATCGCCAAAATGGCGACATCCACAAAGACCCAGACAGATATCATAATGGGCACACCCACCTACATGTCCCCGGAACAGATCGCAGGGAAAAAAGTGGACGGACGTTCTGATATCTTCTCGCTTGCTGTCGTCATGTTCGAATTGCTGACCGGCCGGCCTCCGTTCTTGGCCGATAACGTGTCCGCGCTCTTATTCGCCATCGCCCAGACCCCCCATCCCAGCCTGAAAATGCTCAGACCTGATCTCCCTCCCTCGCTCAAGGAAATCCTCGATCGGGCCTTACGGAAAGACCCGGCTCACCGTTACCGCCGTGCCGGCGAGTTCGCCACCGCACTCCGCTCCTGCGCCGAAGGGCAGGCTGCATAG
- a CDS encoding cysteine rich repeat-containing protein: MTQPKPTEQSAKTIASLVTGGGLVLVWAVVWAHFPSKEELLSASSSPAPVEVSQPRELDLTIPGMPRQPVHGSTGSGEPSLGTTSGGETALQDSRARQIAEVRCDAQVEQLCPDSLPGEERRRCVMQRMRQLDQPCQQISRQRMARWKAVDGYRLACAGDVKRLCLTVDPGEGRILACLQEHEQDLSEACYQSLPKGRLNFRN; encoded by the coding sequence ATGACGCAGCCGAAACCGACAGAGCAATCTGCAAAGACTATTGCGAGCCTCGTCACAGGGGGTGGGTTGGTTCTCGTCTGGGCGGTTGTCTGGGCACATTTTCCTTCGAAGGAAGAGCTCTTGTCGGCTTCATCCTCACCAGCACCCGTTGAAGTGTCACAGCCCCGTGAGCTCGACCTGACGATCCCCGGCATGCCTCGGCAGCCTGTCCATGGCTCGACCGGATCTGGAGAACCGTCACTCGGTACGACGAGTGGTGGGGAGACTGCGCTGCAAGACAGTCGTGCGAGGCAAATTGCAGAAGTGCGGTGTGATGCGCAAGTCGAGCAACTGTGTCCTGATTCACTCCCGGGAGAGGAGAGACGACGCTGCGTGATGCAACGCATGAGACAGTTGGACCAGCCTTGTCAGCAAATTTCCCGACAGCGTATGGCGCGATGGAAAGCCGTCGATGGCTATCGGCTCGCTTGTGCAGGAGATGTCAAGCGACTGTGTCTGACTGTGGACCCTGGGGAGGGGCGTATTCTCGCGTGTTTGCAAGAACACGAGCAGGACCTCTCGGAAGCCTGCTATCAAAGCTTGCCAAAGGGACGACTGAACTTCAGGAACTGA
- a CDS encoding YjbQ family protein, translating to MKSYREELWLETKTRRAYLNITPQIEALVHKSGVREGLVLVNAMHITASVYINDDEPGLLRDYDDFLERLAPHEACYRHNETGEDNGDAHLKRQVMGRDVVVAITGGRLDFGPWEQIFYGEFDGRRRKRVLVKIIGE from the coding sequence ATGAAGTCCTATCGCGAAGAACTCTGGCTTGAAACCAAGACCAGGCGTGCCTACCTCAACATCACGCCGCAGATTGAGGCGCTGGTTCACAAGAGCGGGGTACGTGAAGGGTTGGTGTTGGTGAATGCCATGCATATTACGGCGAGTGTGTATATCAACGACGATGAGCCGGGTCTGCTGCGGGACTATGATGACTTTCTTGAACGACTCGCTCCGCATGAAGCATGCTATCGGCACAATGAAACCGGTGAAGATAATGGGGATGCGCATCTCAAGCGGCAAGTGATGGGGCGAGACGTGGTGGTTGCGATTACAGGGGGCCGGCTCGACTTTGGCCCATGGGAACAAATTTTTTACGGGGAGTTCGACGGTCGTCGGCGCAAGCGCGTGCTCGTCAAAATCATCGGGGAGTAA
- a CDS encoding adenosylcobalamin-dependent ribonucleoside-diphosphate reductase: MGTGHHSPRLSPNALTVLRRRYLAKNDRGVVVESPTALFHRVANDVASIEPPAHRRRLAHQFYEAMASLTFLPNSPTLMNAGRPLQQLSACFVLPIDDSLESIFDAVKHQALIHQSGGGTGFSFSHIRPHADRVATTNGLASGPISFMRLFNLSTDVVKQGGTRRGANMGILRVDHPDILDFIALKLQPHEMANFNLSVGLTDRFMKAVRHDRSYALINPRSATPIRRLPAKMVFDRLVEAAWQSGEPGVLFLDAINRANPTPQLGTIETTNPCGEQPLLAYESCTLGSINVARCLTTHRGTSSIDYERLGSLIPLAVRFLDNVLDRTRYPLASIEARTKRTRKIGLGIMGFADLLIQLGIPYDTDDALQIADQLMGFVRQQAHEASHRLAQERGSFPAYKGSRLETEDRPRRNATVTTIAPTGTISILADCSAGIEPLYGLSVAHTIMEDIRLQRLHPEFLRRARARDLPLGELREAIGRHESIQRLPQIPDELRRLFVTAHDITPAHHVQMQAVFQRHSDSGVSKTINLPPSATTADVAAAFSLAHELGCKGLTVYRAGSRAHQVLSCSHVQPCS; the protein is encoded by the coding sequence ATGGGTACCGGACACCACTCCCCACGACTGTCTCCCAATGCACTCACGGTCTTGCGCCGGCGGTACTTGGCCAAGAACGACCGCGGGGTCGTCGTCGAATCTCCGACTGCACTGTTTCACCGTGTCGCCAACGATGTCGCCTCGATCGAACCACCTGCGCACAGACGCCGTCTGGCCCACCAATTCTACGAGGCCATGGCGTCCCTGACGTTTCTTCCAAATTCGCCGACCCTCATGAACGCCGGACGTCCTCTTCAGCAGCTCTCGGCCTGCTTCGTGTTGCCGATCGACGATTCCCTGGAATCGATCTTCGACGCCGTAAAGCATCAAGCCCTTATTCATCAATCTGGCGGAGGCACCGGGTTTTCGTTCAGTCATATTCGGCCTCACGCCGACCGAGTCGCTACCACCAATGGGCTCGCATCAGGTCCCATCTCATTCATGCGCCTGTTCAATCTGTCGACCGATGTCGTCAAACAGGGCGGCACCAGGCGGGGCGCCAATATGGGCATTCTGCGAGTCGACCACCCCGACATCCTGGACTTCATCGCATTGAAACTCCAGCCACATGAAATGGCAAACTTCAATCTCTCCGTGGGGCTCACCGATCGTTTCATGAAGGCCGTCAGACATGATCGATCATACGCGCTCATCAACCCACGAAGCGCCACACCAATCCGACGCCTCCCCGCCAAGATGGTCTTTGATCGGCTGGTGGAAGCAGCCTGGCAATCGGGCGAACCAGGTGTCCTCTTCCTGGATGCGATCAATAGGGCGAATCCTACCCCTCAGCTCGGAACGATCGAGACCACGAACCCCTGCGGCGAACAACCGCTTTTGGCCTATGAATCCTGCACACTGGGATCGATCAATGTCGCCCGATGTCTGACGACACACCGAGGCACGAGCAGCATCGACTACGAACGACTTGGGAGCCTGATTCCGCTGGCGGTTCGCTTCCTCGACAATGTGCTCGATCGAACCCGTTATCCCTTGGCATCAATCGAGGCGCGGACGAAACGCACCAGAAAGATCGGGCTCGGCATCATGGGGTTTGCTGATCTTCTGATCCAGCTGGGCATCCCGTATGATACCGACGACGCCTTGCAGATCGCAGATCAGTTGATGGGATTTGTTCGGCAACAGGCCCACGAAGCCTCACATCGGCTGGCCCAGGAGCGAGGATCGTTCCCAGCCTACAAAGGCAGTCGGCTGGAGACCGAAGACCGTCCTCGACGGAATGCCACGGTCACGACCATCGCCCCAACCGGAACGATCAGTATTCTGGCCGATTGTTCCGCCGGAATTGAACCGCTCTATGGTCTCAGTGTCGCCCATACGATCATGGAAGACATCCGGCTGCAACGCCTTCATCCGGAATTCCTTCGACGAGCTCGAGCCAGAGACCTCCCCCTCGGCGAGTTACGTGAAGCAATCGGTCGGCATGAATCGATTCAACGTCTGCCGCAGATCCCCGATGAGCTTCGTCGGCTCTTTGTGACCGCCCATGATATCACTCCGGCCCATCACGTCCAGATGCAGGCCGTCTTTCAACGGCACAGTGACAGCGGCGTCTCCAAGACGATCAATCTCCCTCCCTCTGCGACAACCGCGGATGTGGCCGCCGCCTTCTCGCTGGCCCATGAACTGGGCTGCAAAGGTTTGACCGTGTATCGGGCCGGGAGCCGAGCGCATCAGGTGCTCTCCTGTTCCCATGTACAACCCTGTTCATGA
- a CDS encoding SH3 domain-containing protein produces MFATAGGPSFAENPLTWSLFFARQPEPDLEFTEEELEQTTTVRSPSPVKPPKQSNKRPLIVVLLVLLLGGGAYLAMEPDLITEYLGPLLGDAPAQQPQPPVARKPTPPTPAPVPPAAPPKAVTPPPAPAVAPAETPQAATPTPAPVPTPPAAPPIPTASTPTPAPPAPSSIPAPTPAPQVVATPAPLFGEGQRVSVVPNPAAPAQKVPLSQDAEGTKPGPAVPPGTVFTILDGDLQGNGWVYSVRSDFGTKGWLAEKQLKLKP; encoded by the coding sequence ATGTTTGCTACTGCTGGAGGTCCGTCGTTCGCCGAGAATCCTCTCACGTGGAGCCTGTTCTTCGCGCGTCAACCTGAACCGGACTTGGAGTTCACTGAAGAGGAATTGGAGCAGACGACCACCGTTCGATCACCGTCGCCGGTTAAGCCACCCAAACAATCAAACAAGCGTCCGCTCATCGTGGTCCTGTTGGTCCTCCTGCTCGGTGGTGGCGCCTATCTTGCGATGGAGCCGGACCTGATCACGGAATATCTTGGCCCACTCCTCGGCGATGCTCCAGCCCAACAACCTCAACCACCGGTCGCTCGAAAGCCGACGCCCCCAACTCCGGCCCCTGTTCCACCAGCCGCACCGCCGAAGGCCGTGACACCGCCGCCAGCCCCCGCTGTTGCACCGGCTGAGACACCGCAAGCAGCAACTCCGACTCCAGCACCAGTTCCCACGCCACCGGCTGCGCCACCGATACCGACGGCTTCAACTCCGACACCGGCACCACCAGCTCCATCTTCGATTCCAGCGCCGACCCCAGCCCCTCAGGTTGTCGCAACCCCGGCCCCACTCTTTGGCGAAGGGCAACGGGTCAGTGTCGTGCCAAATCCAGCTGCCCCCGCTCAGAAAGTGCCGCTGAGTCAAGATGCCGAAGGAACGAAGCCAGGACCGGCCGTTCCCCCAGGCACCGTGTTCACGATTCTTGACGGTGATCTACAGGGAAATGGCTGGGTCTACTCCGTTCGCTCCGACTTCGGCACCAAGGGGTGGCTGGCTGAAAAACAGTTAAAACTGAAACCCTGA
- a CDS encoding HAD family phosphatase produces MRAVIFDFDGVIADTEPLHFEGLRRTLEEIQITLTEKDYYTDYLGFDDRGCILEALRVNHRPISSALVEDLMAKKAVAYMASIKEHLVIFPGVNAFIEEAAATYPLAIASGALRSEIELVLEQIGLRNVFAHITSAEDVVNGKPHPEPFLQALAGLNRHQSTIAIPADLCLVIEDSRPGIRAAKAAGMRVLAVTNTHTAQDLHEADAISMSLRETRLDEVRARLWPA; encoded by the coding sequence ATGCGCGCTGTTATCTTCGATTTTGATGGTGTGATCGCCGACACCGAACCCTTGCACTTTGAGGGTCTCCGCCGAACACTGGAAGAGATTCAGATCACCTTGACCGAGAAGGACTATTACACTGATTATTTGGGCTTTGATGATCGCGGATGCATTCTGGAAGCACTTCGAGTCAATCACCGTCCCATTTCGAGCGCACTGGTTGAAGACCTAATGGCCAAGAAAGCCGTCGCCTATATGGCCTCGATCAAGGAGCACCTTGTGATTTTCCCCGGAGTGAACGCCTTCATCGAAGAAGCCGCGGCCACCTATCCGCTCGCCATTGCGTCCGGTGCCCTCCGATCAGAAATAGAACTGGTCCTCGAACAGATCGGCCTTCGCAACGTATTTGCTCACATCACGAGCGCCGAAGATGTGGTGAACGGCAAACCCCATCCGGAACCGTTTCTTCAGGCCTTAGCCGGTTTGAACCGCCATCAGTCGACCATCGCGATTCCAGCCGACTTATGTTTAGTCATCGAAGATTCCCGACCAGGCATCCGAGCCGCAAAGGCCGCGGGGATGCGGGTCTTGGCCGTCACTAATACCCACACTGCGCAAGATCTGCACGAAGCCGATGCCATCAGTATGAGTCTGCGTGAGACGCGCCTGGATGAGGTGCGGGCACGCCTATGGCCGGCCTAA
- a CDS encoding cobalamin-binding protein: MRICSLIPGATEVITALGLEDQLVGVSHECDFPPSVRQIPVMIEPLVKTEHTTSSNIDQRVNELVTTGHQLYQLREEAFQQARPDLILTQDLCHVCSVTPDQLTRAMHSLQHPPAMLILSPTTLQDVIHDIERIAGAVGSVSKGETLAANLRDRLDRVRLRLKKEVVRPRVVCLEWLDPLYVAGHWVPEMVDLAGGHNVLGSKDNPSYQTTWDDVVAAQPDVLIVMPCGYSVDRTLNELRQVGPVQTAWQRAQRFRLDMYIVDAGSYFSRPGPRLVDGVELLAAILHPDRDHPLDHAQAIKLKPSLLAGDSAL; the protein is encoded by the coding sequence ATGAGAATCTGCTCACTCATCCCAGGCGCAACGGAGGTGATCACCGCGCTCGGTTTGGAAGACCAGCTTGTCGGCGTCAGCCATGAATGTGACTTTCCTCCTTCGGTTCGCCAGATTCCCGTCATGATTGAACCATTGGTCAAGACGGAACACACCACAAGCAGTAACATCGATCAACGAGTGAATGAACTGGTCACGACAGGACATCAGCTCTACCAGCTGCGAGAAGAGGCCTTTCAGCAGGCTCGCCCCGATCTCATCCTGACGCAAGACCTCTGTCACGTCTGCTCAGTGACCCCGGACCAACTCACCAGGGCCATGCACTCGCTTCAACATCCCCCCGCGATGCTGATCCTCAGTCCAACGACCTTACAGGATGTGATTCATGACATCGAACGGATCGCCGGAGCCGTTGGTTCGGTTTCGAAAGGAGAAACCCTTGCGGCCAATCTCCGGGATCGATTGGACAGAGTCCGCCTCCGACTGAAGAAGGAAGTCGTCCGCCCGAGGGTGGTGTGCCTTGAATGGCTTGATCCTCTGTATGTTGCCGGTCATTGGGTTCCAGAAATGGTAGACTTAGCAGGAGGCCACAACGTGCTGGGATCCAAGGACAACCCCTCGTATCAAACAACATGGGACGATGTGGTCGCCGCACAGCCTGACGTGCTCATTGTCATGCCCTGCGGGTATTCGGTTGATCGAACGCTCAACGAGTTGCGACAAGTCGGACCGGTTCAAACGGCATGGCAACGCGCACAAAGATTCAGGTTGGACATGTATATCGTGGATGCCGGCTCCTACTTCAGTCGCCCCGGACCACGGCTCGTCGATGGAGTGGAGCTCCTAGCTGCCATTCTCCACCCAGATCGGGATCACCCGCTCGATCACGCTCAGGCGATCAAACTTAAACCATCCCTACTAGCTGGAGACAGTGCACTATGA
- the hpnD gene encoding presqualene diphosphate synthase HpnD, giving the protein MKASDAQAYCTAYTKKSGSNFYYSFLFLPKAKRDAMYTVYAFCKAVDSAVDEPAAGSNPKDELKRWREELDAVYSGTPTTPIMVSLAHHVKALSIPKAYFEELIKGVEMDLFNNRYVTFDELSLYCYRVASVVGLICLHIFGVTSARAQDYAVALGMAFQLTNILRDVGADAAEGRIYLPLDDLRKWNYPEKALLNQSYSPEFRVLMEYEASQAHHYYKRAEAALAGLSSSERRALTVAEIMRGIYSRILERIERSNYQVFGPRISLTTTQRVMIALGVWLRSRFS; this is encoded by the coding sequence ATGAAGGCTTCGGACGCTCAAGCCTACTGCACGGCCTATACCAAGAAAAGCGGCAGCAACTTCTACTATTCGTTTCTGTTTCTTCCAAAAGCCAAACGTGATGCCATGTACACGGTCTATGCCTTCTGCAAGGCGGTGGACAGCGCCGTCGACGAACCGGCCGCCGGCAGCAACCCCAAAGACGAGCTGAAGCGCTGGCGTGAAGAACTGGACGCCGTCTATTCAGGCACTCCGACCACTCCCATCATGGTGAGTCTCGCACACCATGTGAAGGCGTTGAGTATTCCGAAGGCGTACTTTGAGGAATTGATCAAGGGCGTCGAGATGGATCTCTTCAACAACCGATATGTCACCTTTGATGAGCTCTCGCTCTATTGCTACCGTGTCGCATCCGTCGTCGGGCTCATCTGTCTCCATATCTTTGGTGTCACCTCCGCACGCGCACAAGATTATGCGGTGGCCCTGGGTATGGCATTCCAGCTGACCAATATCCTCCGTGATGTGGGAGCCGATGCTGCGGAGGGACGGATCTATCTCCCGTTGGACGACTTGCGGAAATGGAACTATCCGGAGAAGGCGCTGCTCAACCAGAGCTATTCTCCTGAATTCCGCGTCTTGATGGAATATGAAGCGTCCCAAGCCCATCACTACTATAAACGAGCCGAAGCAGCCCTTGCAGGCCTCTCCTCGAGTGAACGGCGTGCGCTCACAGTGGCTGAAATCATGCGTGGGATCTATAGCCGGATTCTGGAACGGATTGAACGATCGAACTATCAGGTGTTCGGACCACGGATCAGCCTCACCACCACCCAACGAGTGATGATCGCTCTAGGGGTGTGGCTCCGCTCACGATTCTCGTGA
- a CDS encoding FAD-dependent oxidoreductase, which yields MTAPSSQSVLIVGAGLAGLATAYHLHRQGYQVTLLEYADWPDGFRTNASDPTAITLGCHHETSRVLQQLAQAQHPHSDQTIPLEFRLPTGQTVPYQSTRLPGALQWMMSFFNFHGLSWQDRWRLFSHVEQIWEQAETLPSDLENRTADEWLTATGQSTEARERIWAPLAQWLTGNALARLSAATFVQTLTTVFLRDASDARLTYHSGTIDQRFLTPLKEILYRNHVRFIPLVQPPHIRFGQDGIQDIRLPDGTTVQAGWYISALSYQYFLRLLPERFLTRYAYFAHLTELQSLSEIAVQLTVPTTNQPPRLLLLADQPFHHITRAPVDSHEVVRLSGIETPLMELGEDQVINAAQAEMGTVFPDLPLADITSRQVSREHHAALLLSPGAARLRPLQQSPVQNLLVAGAWTDTGWPANLESALVSARRCTDIITGPPS from the coding sequence GTGACTGCACCGTCCTCCCAATCTGTACTGATTGTGGGTGCCGGCCTGGCCGGCCTGGCAACCGCCTATCATCTCCACCGACAGGGCTACCAGGTCACCCTGCTCGAATACGCTGACTGGCCCGATGGATTCCGGACGAATGCGTCCGACCCCACCGCGATCACCCTTGGCTGCCACCATGAGACATCGCGAGTGCTCCAGCAACTCGCCCAAGCACAACACCCGCACTCCGACCAGACCATTCCGCTCGAATTTCGACTCCCTACTGGACAGACCGTGCCTTATCAGTCCACCCGTCTTCCCGGCGCCTTGCAGTGGATGATGAGTTTCTTCAATTTCCATGGCCTCTCCTGGCAGGACCGTTGGAGACTGTTCTCCCATGTCGAGCAGATTTGGGAACAGGCCGAAACCCTTCCGTCCGATTTGGAGAATCGCACAGCAGATGAGTGGCTCACAGCCACGGGCCAAAGTACGGAAGCCAGGGAACGGATTTGGGCCCCGCTCGCTCAGTGGTTGACCGGCAACGCACTCGCCCGCTTGTCCGCTGCAACCTTCGTTCAGACTCTAACGACCGTGTTCCTCCGTGATGCGTCAGACGCCAGGCTCACATACCATTCCGGAACCATTGACCAGCGATTTCTCACCCCGCTGAAGGAGATCCTCTATAGGAATCATGTCCGGTTCATCCCACTTGTACAGCCCCCGCACATCCGTTTCGGGCAAGACGGCATACAGGACATTCGACTCCCCGACGGGACAACCGTGCAGGCCGGCTGGTACATCAGCGCACTCTCATACCAGTACTTTCTCCGCTTGCTTCCCGAACGGTTTCTCACCCGCTACGCCTACTTTGCGCATCTCACAGAACTCCAAAGCCTTAGTGAGATTGCAGTCCAGCTGACCGTTCCCACAACGAACCAGCCCCCCCGACTGCTTCTGTTAGCCGATCAGCCGTTTCATCACATCACAAGAGCTCCCGTCGATTCACACGAAGTCGTTCGGCTGTCAGGGATCGAAACCCCGCTGATGGAATTAGGCGAGGATCAGGTGATCAACGCTGCACAAGCCGAGATGGGCACAGTGTTTCCTGATCTTCCCCTGGCCGACATCACGTCTCGACAGGTTTCCCGAGAACATCACGCCGCACTGCTCCTTTCGCCGGGAGCTGCCAGACTCCGGCCTCTTCAACAAAGCCCTGTCCAAAATCTGCTCGTGGCCGGAGCCTGGACCGACACTGGATGGCCCGCCAATCTGGAAAGTGCCCTCGTCAGTGCCCGTCGCTGCACCGACATCATCACCGGACCGCCGTCTTGA
- a CDS encoding uracil-DNA glycosylase produces MTLTPLQELASSLVNCERCKLAKLGRSQVVFGVGNPQASIMFVGEAPGFNEDQKGEPFVGAAGKLLNDLLASAGLSRDQIYIANVIKCRPPNNRDPEQDEVETCKPFLLQQIQLIQPKLVCTLGNWATQTLLERKVGITKVKAQAFYLKDFVLFPLLHPAAALHQGNLLPTLKEDFKKLKEFLDKNTQPAEPASNAPTPAAPVLNIDSPQPAQMDLFGS; encoded by the coding sequence ATGACACTCACTCCTCTCCAAGAACTCGCCAGCTCGCTCGTGAACTGCGAGCGCTGCAAGCTGGCCAAACTTGGCCGCAGCCAAGTCGTCTTCGGCGTCGGAAATCCACAAGCCAGCATCATGTTCGTGGGGGAAGCTCCAGGGTTTAACGAAGACCAGAAAGGCGAGCCGTTCGTAGGAGCAGCCGGCAAACTCTTGAACGACCTGCTGGCATCAGCAGGGCTCTCGCGTGATCAGATTTACATTGCGAATGTCATCAAGTGCCGGCCACCGAACAATCGCGATCCGGAACAAGATGAGGTGGAGACCTGCAAACCGTTCCTACTCCAACAGATCCAATTGATCCAGCCGAAGCTGGTCTGCACGCTGGGGAACTGGGCGACGCAAACCCTCTTAGAACGCAAAGTCGGCATTACCAAAGTAAAGGCGCAGGCCTTCTACCTGAAGGACTTTGTGCTCTTCCCGCTGCTCCATCCCGCTGCAGCCTTGCACCAGGGAAACTTGCTTCCCACCTTGAAGGAAGATTTTAAGAAGTTGAAAGAATTCCTCGATAAGAACACCCAACCAGCCGAACCGGCCAGCAACGCTCCTACCCCAGCCGCACCAGTCTTGAATATCGACTCACCCCAGCCGGCGCAGATGGATTTGTTTGGGTCATAA
- a CDS encoding YbhB/YbcL family Raf kinase inhibitor-like protein: MRSMWSHVLLAIALIPGVSAAAEFQLTSPTIKPAGTISKTHAFDGFGCTGDNISPALRWANAPKGTKSFAVTMYDPDAPTGSGWWHWVIFNIPEDISALAADAGKPGGPGAPQGSVQSMTDFGEPGYGGPCPPAGHKPHRYIFTVYALKVEQFSLKPATPAAMVGFYLNQNALAKASFTGLYSRK; the protein is encoded by the coding sequence ATGAGATCAATGTGGAGTCACGTACTCTTGGCTATCGCACTGATTCCAGGAGTCAGTGCGGCCGCGGAATTTCAGCTCACCAGTCCGACCATCAAGCCCGCGGGCACGATCAGTAAAACCCACGCCTTCGACGGATTCGGATGCACGGGTGACAATATATCCCCTGCCTTGCGCTGGGCCAACGCCCCGAAGGGGACCAAGAGCTTTGCCGTGACGATGTATGATCCGGATGCACCGACCGGCAGCGGCTGGTGGCATTGGGTCATCTTCAATATTCCTGAAGACATTTCGGCACTGGCTGCGGATGCCGGAAAGCCCGGTGGTCCCGGTGCGCCCCAAGGCAGTGTCCAAAGCATGACGGATTTCGGCGAGCCCGGGTACGGCGGCCCCTGTCCGCCTGCCGGCCACAAGCCGCACCGGTACATCTTTACGGTGTATGCATTAAAGGTGGAACAGTTTTCGTTGAAGCCCGCCACTCCTGCGGCGATGGTCGGGTTCTATCTCAACCAGAATGCTCTGGCCAAGGCATCGTTCACCGGTCTCTACAGCAGGAAGTAA
- a CDS encoding dienelactone hydrolase family protein gives MSASIRETTVQYQSGNVGMKAFVAAPQTKDKRPAILIVQEWWGLTDHIKDIARRYAAEGYVAMAPDLYSRLGHALTTDAGEAGTLMNTLKQEDGLVDLNATVTYLKSVPEVDATKIGVTGFCMGGSYALMLPCVNPEIKAAVPFYGQVPNPDIPIQKLACPVLYFYGEDDGWITKADVQRLAAALKKYNKTGEIKTYPSAPHAFFRDIDPSVYRPEAAKDAWARTKAFFKQHLG, from the coding sequence ATGAGTGCATCAATTCGAGAAACAACCGTTCAGTATCAGAGCGGAAACGTGGGCATGAAGGCCTTCGTGGCAGCTCCGCAGACGAAGGATAAGCGTCCGGCTATTCTCATTGTCCAAGAATGGTGGGGCCTCACGGATCACATCAAAGATATCGCGAGACGCTATGCGGCGGAAGGCTATGTGGCGATGGCTCCGGACCTCTATTCACGCCTTGGGCATGCGTTGACCACGGATGCCGGTGAAGCCGGTACACTGATGAACACCCTGAAACAAGAAGATGGTCTCGTTGATCTGAATGCCACAGTGACCTACCTGAAGTCGGTTCCGGAAGTCGATGCCACAAAGATCGGCGTTACGGGGTTTTGCATGGGTGGTTCCTACGCCCTCATGCTGCCTTGTGTGAATCCAGAGATTAAAGCGGCAGTACCATTCTACGGTCAGGTGCCGAACCCCGATATACCCATTCAGAAGTTGGCTTGCCCAGTATTGTACTTTTATGGTGAGGATGATGGGTGGATTACGAAGGCGGACGTCCAGCGGTTGGCGGCGGCGTTGAAAAAGTATAACAAAACTGGTGAGATCAAGACCTATCCCAGTGCCCCTCATGCGTTCTTCCGAGATATCGATCCATCCGTATATCGGCCGGAAGCTGCTAAAGATGCATGGGCGAGAACCAAGGCCTTCTTCAAACAGCATCTCGGCTAA